A region from the Flavobacterium enshiense genome encodes:
- a CDS encoding glycosyltransferase family 2 protein: MEIVNLFFVLIFINYVFFIGLLIWGFSKVSYFQKSNGSENKTGFSVVIPFRNEEHNLPDLLQSLSHLNYPKEQFEVIFVDDESKDNSVRVINNWRMENPWVHLTILDNVRISKSPKKDAITRAVTIAKHPWIITTDADCMVQPEWLSVYDVYIQNNGAEMIAGAVKFPTKGGLLSHFQQMDLLSLQGASIGSFGLNEAFMCNGANFAYTKEIFSDLKGFYGNNHIASGDDVFLLQKAIAKHPEKVHYLKNNDAIVTTKPEKSWFKLFKQRVRWASKASAYQSDFAKGLAIMVFVANFIMVAGLLLTVFNLMNWQFLLVLFSVKFVVDFILMIQTNRFLKMHVYSVVVSSLIYPFFSTCVALYSLVGGFEWKRENIK, from the coding sequence ATGGAAATCGTAAACTTGTTTTTTGTGTTGATTTTTATCAATTACGTGTTTTTTATCGGATTGCTGATTTGGGGTTTTTCGAAAGTAAGCTATTTTCAGAAATCGAATGGTTCGGAAAACAAGACCGGATTTTCAGTCGTGATTCCGTTTCGCAACGAAGAACATAATCTTCCCGATTTATTACAGTCGTTATCGCATCTTAATTATCCGAAAGAGCAATTCGAAGTCATCTTTGTTGATGATGAATCCAAGGATAATTCGGTTCGTGTTATTAATAATTGGCGTATGGAAAATCCATGGGTGCATCTGACAATCCTGGATAATGTACGAATTTCCAAATCGCCTAAAAAAGATGCAATTACCCGTGCCGTGACCATTGCAAAACATCCCTGGATCATTACTACCGATGCAGATTGTATGGTTCAGCCGGAATGGCTTTCTGTTTATGATGTGTACATTCAGAATAATGGTGCGGAAATGATTGCCGGAGCAGTTAAGTTTCCAACGAAAGGAGGATTGCTGTCGCATTTTCAGCAGATGGATTTATTGAGTCTTCAGGGCGCCAGTATAGGAAGTTTTGGTTTGAATGAAGCGTTTATGTGTAACGGAGCCAATTTTGCTTATACGAAGGAGATTTTTTCCGATTTGAAGGGATTTTACGGTAATAACCATATTGCCAGCGGAGATGATGTTTTTCTGTTGCAGAAAGCCATTGCTAAGCATCCTGAAAAAGTGCATTATCTGAAAAATAACGATGCGATAGTAACTACTAAACCTGAGAAAAGCTGGTTTAAATTATTCAAGCAAAGGGTGCGTTGGGCTTCAAAAGCATCGGCGTATCAGAGTGATTTTGCCAAAGGATTGGCAATAATGGTTTTTGTGGCCAATTTTATTATGGTTGCCGGTTTATTACTGACAGTTTTTAATCTGATGAATTGGCAATTCCTTTTGGTTTTGTTTTCGGTAAAGTTTGTTGTCGATTTTATTCTGATGATCCAAACCAACCGATTTCTCAAAATGCATGTATATTCGGTAGTGGTAAGCAGTTTGATTTATCCTTTCTTCAGCACGTGCGTAGCTCTGTATTCGCTCGTAGGAGGTTTTGAGTGGAAACGCGAAAATATCAAATAG
- a CDS encoding lysylphosphatidylglycerol synthase domain-containing protein, with protein sequence MISVPHKAKQFLVLLIKLLVVGGAFYFIYDRLANDDKLDWMKFKELVLEKQSFGSIAFILFLTFLNRFLEILKWQNLVEVINKIKLREASKQVLGALTAGLFTPNGIGEYAGKALFFDKSQTKKIVFLNLICNGIQMLLTIVFGIFGLMYFNAKFSIVTGKMVGILFGILLLILIVLFFTKKISVRGYSVEKLIHKINGIPKRIHQKNILLAIGRYLVFSHQYYFLFLIFDVQLPYLMLMAAITSVYFLASSLPTFQFLDFAVKGSVAVYFFGLMGVNEWIVLFISTLMWFLNVVIPVVIGSYFVLNFKAQWKS encoded by the coding sequence ATGATTTCTGTACCCCACAAAGCTAAGCAATTCCTCGTTCTTCTGATCAAACTTTTGGTTGTGGGCGGCGCATTTTATTTTATTTATGACAGGTTGGCCAATGATGATAAACTGGATTGGATGAAGTTTAAGGAGCTGGTGCTGGAAAAACAGTCCTTCGGAAGCATAGCTTTTATTTTGTTTCTGACATTTCTGAACCGTTTTCTGGAGATTTTGAAATGGCAGAATCTGGTGGAAGTTATTAATAAAATAAAGCTAAGGGAAGCGTCAAAGCAGGTTTTAGGAGCGCTAACGGCGGGATTGTTTACACCAAACGGAATAGGGGAATACGCTGGCAAAGCCCTGTTTTTTGATAAATCACAAACCAAGAAAATAGTCTTTCTGAATCTTATCTGCAATGGAATTCAAATGCTGCTTACCATTGTGTTCGGAATTTTCGGGTTGATGTATTTCAATGCGAAATTCAGTATTGTTACAGGGAAAATGGTCGGGATTCTGTTTGGGATTTTACTATTAATTCTAATTGTTCTCTTTTTTACGAAAAAGATTAGTGTCAGAGGTTATTCTGTTGAAAAATTGATTCACAAAATTAACGGGATTCCGAAGCGCATTCATCAGAAAAACATATTGCTGGCTATAGGACGCTATCTGGTTTTCTCTCATCAGTATTATTTCCTATTTTTAATTTTTGATGTTCAGCTGCCTTATCTGATGCTGATGGCAGCCATAACGAGTGTTTATTTTCTGGCTTCGTCTTTACCAACGTTTCAGTTTCTCGATTTTGCGGTAAAAGGAAGCGTGGCCGTTTATTTCTTTGGATTGATGGGCGTAAACGAATGGATTGTGTTGTTTATCAGTACGCTAATGTGGTTTTTGAATGTTGTGATTCCGGTAGTAATCGGAAGTTATTTTGTTTTAAATTTTAAAGCGCAATGGAAATCGTAA
- a CDS encoding DUF456 domain-containing protein: MEYFLLIAGFVLMIVGLLGSVLPVLPGPPVGWLGLLMLYLTKAVPDDYWILGVTLLIAIVVGILDYIIPAKGTKRFGGSSYGVWGMNIGLIVGLVAPIPLGVVIGPFVGALIGELIYDSRDHKRAVKAATGSFVGFLASTFVKFVVCVIYFGLFIAKVWEYRSSWF, from the coding sequence ATGGAATACTTTTTATTAATTGCAGGTTTCGTTTTAATGATTGTTGGCCTATTAGGAAGTGTTCTTCCGGTATTGCCCGGGCCTCCTGTCGGTTGGCTGGGTTTACTTATGTTGTATCTCACTAAAGCGGTGCCTGATGATTATTGGATTTTGGGTGTCACATTGCTTATTGCGATAGTGGTTGGCATTTTGGATTACATTATTCCTGCCAAAGGAACCAAAAGGTTTGGAGGGAGTTCTTATGGTGTTTGGGGAATGAATATCGGTCTGATTGTCGGTTTAGTTGCGCCGATTCCTTTAGGTGTTGTAATTGGGCCGTTTGTTGGGGCCTTGATAGGTGAATTGATTTACGACAGCAGGGATCATAAACGTGCAGTTAAGGCGGCTACTGGTTCTTTTGTTGGTTTTCTGGCTTCAACTTTTGTGAAATTTGTCGTTTGTGTGATTTACTTTGGATTATTTATTGCAAAAGTGTGGGAGTACCGAAGTTCCTGGTTTTAG
- a CDS encoding DUF58 domain-containing protein translates to MKIDNQIEKISRFEHLELLANQIVEGFISGMHKSPFHGFSAEFAEHKIYNAGESTKHIDWKLYAKTDRLYTKRFEEETNLRCHLIIDNSSSMHYPKLKDGQFFYENKIGFSVLASAVLMNLLKKQRDAVGLSIYSDTYDYYAPEKGSERHHRMLLNQLESILQTPKEAKRTDTITYLHHIAEKMHRRSMIILFTDMFQGEDDERLFKALQHLKHNKHKVVLFHVIDKKTEFNFDFDNAPRKFIDVETGEQVNLFAENIKKDYEKLVEAYFEKVANTCSQYKIKYVPVSVDEKFEKILTTYLIEKQKFR, encoded by the coding sequence ATGAAGATTGACAATCAAATAGAAAAAATATCCCGTTTTGAACATCTGGAACTTCTAGCCAACCAGATTGTGGAGGGCTTCATTTCCGGAATGCATAAGAGTCCGTTTCATGGTTTTTCTGCTGAATTTGCCGAACACAAAATCTACAATGCAGGAGAAAGCACCAAACACATCGACTGGAAATTATACGCCAAAACTGATCGATTGTATACAAAACGCTTTGAAGAGGAAACCAATTTGCGTTGCCATTTAATTATCGACAATTCGTCTTCCATGCATTATCCGAAACTGAAAGACGGGCAATTTTTCTATGAAAATAAAATCGGGTTTTCCGTTCTGGCTTCGGCTGTTTTGATGAATCTTTTGAAAAAACAACGGGATGCCGTTGGGTTGAGCATTTATTCCGACACCTATGACTATTATGCTCCGGAAAAAGGAAGCGAGCGCCATCATCGCATGCTTTTAAACCAGCTGGAATCGATTTTACAAACACCGAAAGAAGCCAAAAGAACAGACACTATCACGTATTTACATCATATTGCCGAAAAAATGCACCGCCGTTCCATGATTATTTTGTTCACCGATATGTTTCAGGGCGAAGATGACGAACGACTTTTTAAAGCACTGCAGCATTTAAAACACAATAAACATAAGGTGGTTCTGTTCCATGTTATCGACAAGAAAACAGAATTCAATTTTGATTTTGACAATGCGCCGAGAAAATTCATTGATGTAGAAACCGGTGAACAGGTAAACCTCTTTGCCGAAAACATTAAAAAAGACTATGAAAAACTGGTGGAAGCCTATTTTGAAAAAGTAGCCAACACTTGTTCACAATATAAAATAAAATACGTTCCCGTTTCTGTAGATGAAAAATTCGAAAAAATATTAACCACCTATCTTATTGAAAAACAAAAGTTTAGATAA
- a CDS encoding nuclear transport factor 2 family protein yields the protein MSPDTLQSIAFRWFEAFNAKQLEKLLALYDDEAQHFSPKLKIRKPETNGLVVGKDAMRDWWQDAFDRLPSLHYKVTSLTANTDRVFMEYIRKVDGEEDMLVAEVLEVRDGKIIASRVYHG from the coding sequence ATGAGTCCGGATACATTACAATCGATTGCCTTTCGTTGGTTTGAAGCGTTCAATGCGAAACAGTTGGAAAAATTATTGGCCCTTTATGATGATGAGGCACAGCACTTCAGTCCTAAATTAAAAATCCGTAAACCGGAGACTAACGGGCTGGTTGTCGGAAAAGATGCCATGCGTGATTGGTGGCAGGATGCCTTCGATCGTTTGCCGAGCCTTCATTATAAAGTCACTTCGTTAACCGCAAATACGGACAGGGTTTTTATGGAATACATACGTAAGGTAGATGGTGAAGAAGATATGCTGGTAGCAGAAGTCCTGGAAGTTCGTGATGGAAAGATTATTGCCTCAAGAGTTTATCACGGATAA
- a CDS encoding DMT family transporter, whose protein sequence is MKNPRLALLIGIFCISVFPILVRWTPVSGLSSAFYRMAIAAAIALPVMLFRKKLEIPNHKTALIIILGGICFGSDIAVWNIAIQQSSATQATLLTNLAPIWVGLGMFFFLPNKPKRNFWIGAFFAIIGMIVLIGYETFYQLKFDIGFAFGLLSGVFYAVYILLSKYVLNQLQPTSFMTYSMLVSSVFLAIICLIFNQPFYGFSTTVWSVLFVQGILCQLIAWTLISYATQKMEANRVSLSLLSQALITSIMAWIFLKETITLQMIVGGIIILLGIGITFRKSNQN, encoded by the coding sequence ATGAAAAATCCACGGCTGGCATTACTCATCGGTATTTTCTGCATCTCTGTTTTCCCGATCCTGGTAAGATGGACACCTGTTTCCGGTTTAAGCTCGGCATTTTACAGAATGGCCATCGCCGCCGCTATTGCTCTACCAGTTATGCTATTCCGAAAGAAACTGGAAATCCCAAATCACAAAACAGCACTGATTATAATACTTGGCGGAATCTGTTTTGGCTCGGATATCGCCGTTTGGAACATCGCCATTCAGCAATCCTCCGCCACACAGGCCACATTACTCACCAATCTGGCCCCTATTTGGGTCGGACTGGGCATGTTTTTCTTTCTTCCGAACAAACCCAAAAGGAATTTCTGGATTGGCGCATTCTTTGCCATTATCGGAATGATTGTCTTGATTGGCTATGAAACTTTTTATCAGTTAAAATTCGACATCGGGTTTGCATTTGGACTCCTGTCCGGAGTTTTTTACGCGGTCTACATCCTATTAAGCAAATATGTTCTTAACCAATTGCAGCCCACAAGTTTCATGACTTACAGCATGCTGGTTTCAAGTGTATTTCTTGCAATAATATGCCTGATTTTCAACCAGCCTTTTTACGGATTTTCAACAACGGTTTGGAGTGTTTTGTTTGTTCAGGGAATCCTGTGTCAGCTGATTGCATGGACATTGATCAGTTATGCGACGCAAAAAATGGAAGCCAACCGCGTTTCGCTCAGTCTTCTCAGCCAGGCATTAATCACTTCAATAATGGCATGGATTTTCCTAAAAGAAACCATCACCCTCCAAATGATAGTTGGCGGAATAATCATCTTATTAGGAATCGGGATAACTTTCCGCAAAAGCAATCAAAACTAA
- the ruvC gene encoding crossover junction endodeoxyribonuclease RuvC, with the protein MANERIILGIDPGTTIMGFGLIRVVNKKMEFIQLNELQLNKMEDHYMRLKRIFERTIELIDTYHPDEIAIEAPFFGKNVQSMLKLGRAQGVAMAAGLSRGIPITEYEPKKIKMAITGNGNASKEQVAKMLQQLVGLKELPKNLDSTDGLAAAVCHFFNSGRVELGKSYSGWDAFVKQNENRVKK; encoded by the coding sequence TTGGCAAACGAACGCATCATATTAGGAATTGACCCAGGAACGACCATTATGGGTTTCGGACTCATTCGTGTCGTGAATAAAAAGATGGAATTCATTCAGCTGAACGAATTGCAGCTCAATAAAATGGAAGATCATTACATGCGTTTGAAACGAATTTTTGAACGGACCATTGAACTCATTGACACCTATCACCCTGATGAGATTGCCATTGAAGCACCTTTCTTCGGGAAAAACGTACAGTCAATGTTAAAACTGGGACGCGCTCAGGGAGTGGCTATGGCCGCTGGTTTGTCTCGCGGTATTCCAATAACCGAATACGAACCAAAGAAAATAAAAATGGCCATCACCGGAAACGGAAATGCCAGCAAGGAACAAGTGGCCAAAATGCTTCAGCAATTGGTCGGATTAAAAGAACTTCCCAAAAACCTGGACTCCACCGACGGACTCGCAGCAGCTGTCTGCCATTTCTTTAATTCGGGCAGAGTTGAATTAGGAAAAAGTTATTCCGGTTGGGATGCTTTTGTGAAACAGAATGAAAATAGAGTAAAGAAATAG